Proteins from one Falco cherrug isolate bFalChe1 chromosome 7, bFalChe1.pri, whole genome shotgun sequence genomic window:
- the HAUS2 gene encoding HAUS augmin-like complex subunit 2 isoform X1, translating to MAATRIWRRPHSARASERLGTAEHRPLGSAAVAAGPVQGTPRGAPEWMLWRGMPSDAAAACRPWKGENPTAAAALLARCLAAGVVSQETLDLTCRKTPCFVKLSEMEKMADIQAEINEVQPEKKLKIEILQLEKETADIAHHFYLGKKCEILQDMNRHLEAVLKNKKCLRKRLIKPKCQDSLPIEATFHKYIVELLAEAVTFIEKLESHLQALRSIPRIPNIMRDMDTAWTKTELLVMELEELTKQILKWRELQKEVYSASICNTAELDFGLS from the exons ATGGCGGCCACCCGCATATGGCGGCGGCCGCACTCCGCCAGGGCCTCCGAGAGGCTGGGCACGGCCGAGCACCGCCCCCTCGGCTCGGCGGCCGTGGCGGCGGGCCCCGTGCAGGGGACGCCCCGGGGGGCGCCGGAGTGGATGCTGTGGCGAGGCATGCCGAGCGACGCGGCTGCCGCCTGCCGCCCCTGGAAAGGCGAGAACCCCACGGCGGCGGCCGCCCTGCTGGCGCGGTGCCTGGCGGCGGGCGTCGTGAGCCAG gaGACATTGGATTTAACCTGTAGAAAAACCCCTTGCTTCGTGAAATtatcagagatggaaaaaatggCAGACATTCAAGCTGAAATCAATGAGGTACAGCCAGAG aagaaactgaaaattgaaATTCTGCAGTTGGAGAAGGAGACAGCAGACATTGCTCACCATTTTTACTTAG gcaAAAAATGTGAGATTTTGCAAGATATGAACAGACACTTGGAAGCCGTACTGAAGAACAAGAAATGTCTTAGGAAGAGGCTGATAAAGCCCAAATGTCAAGACAGCCTGCCTATTGAGGCTACTTTCCACAA ATACATAGTAGAGTTGTTGGCTGAGGCTGTGACTTTCATTGAGAAGCTTGAAAGCCATTTGCAGGCTTTAAGAAGCATCCCTCGGATACCGAACATCATGAGGGATATG GACACTGCCTGGACAAAAACAGAGCTGCTCGTGATGGAGTTAGAGGAGCTGACAAAGCAAATACTGAAATGGAGAGAACTGCAAAAAGAAGTATATTCTGCCAGCATCTGCAATACTGCTGAATTGGACTTTGGCTTATCTTGA
- the LRRC57 gene encoding leucine-rich repeat-containing protein 57 codes for MGNSALKAHLETAQKTGVFQLTGKGLTEFPEDLQKLTSNLRTIDLSNNKIELLPPLIGKFSFLKSLVLNNNKLTALPEELCKLKKLETLHLNGNHLRQLPAAFGQLSALKTLGLSGNQLRAVPVQLCGLRHLDVVDLSKNQIQNVPDTVGDLQAIELNLNQNQISQISVRISHCPRLKVLRLEENCLELSMLPQSILSDSQISLLAVEGNLFEIKKLRELEGYDKYMERFTATKKKFA; via the exons ATGGGCAATAGTGCATTAAAAGCCCACCTGgagacagcacagaaaaccGGCGTGTTTCAGCTAACAGGAAAGGGACTTACAGAG TTTCCTGAGGATCTGCAGAAGCTAACAAGCAACTTAAGGACAATAGACTTGTCAAACAACAAAATAGAGCTCTTGCCACCACTCATtggaaaattttcctttttgaagagCCTTGTtctaaacaacaacaaactgA CTGCTTTACCTGAGGAGCTATGTAAACTGAAAAAACTGGAAACACTACACTTGAATGGCAATCACTTGAGGCAGCTACCAGCTGCGTTTGGACAACTTTCGGCTCTCAAAACCCTGGGCCTTTCTGGAAACCAGCTTCGGGCTGTGCCTGTGCAACTCTGTGGTCTTCGCCACCTGGATGTGGTAGATCTTTCCAAAAATCAGATTCAAAATGTGCCCGACACTGTGGGAGATTTGCAGGCTATCGAACTCAATCTGAATCAGAATCAG ATTTCCCAGATCTCAGTGCGGATCTCCCACTGTCCACGCCTCAAAGTCTTGCGTTTAGAAGAAAACTGTCTAGAACTCAGTATGCTTCCTCAAAGTATCCTCAGTGATTCCCAGATCTCACTGCTTGCAGTAGAAGGCAACCTTTTTGAAATCAAGAAACTCAGAGAACTGGAAGGTTATGACAag tacATGGAACGATTTACAGCTACAAAGAAGAAGTTTGCATGA
- the HAUS2 gene encoding HAUS augmin-like complex subunit 2 isoform X2: MAATRIWRRPHSARASERLGTAEHRPLGSAAVAAGPVQGTPRGAPEWMLWRGMPSDAAAACRPWKGENPTAAAALLARCLAAGVVSQETLDLTCRKTPCFVKLSEMEKMADIQAEINEKKLKIEILQLEKETADIAHHFYLGKKCEILQDMNRHLEAVLKNKKCLRKRLIKPKCQDSLPIEATFHKYIVELLAEAVTFIEKLESHLQALRSIPRIPNIMRDMDTAWTKTELLVMELEELTKQILKWRELQKEVYSASICNTAELDFGLS, encoded by the exons ATGGCGGCCACCCGCATATGGCGGCGGCCGCACTCCGCCAGGGCCTCCGAGAGGCTGGGCACGGCCGAGCACCGCCCCCTCGGCTCGGCGGCCGTGGCGGCGGGCCCCGTGCAGGGGACGCCCCGGGGGGCGCCGGAGTGGATGCTGTGGCGAGGCATGCCGAGCGACGCGGCTGCCGCCTGCCGCCCCTGGAAAGGCGAGAACCCCACGGCGGCGGCCGCCCTGCTGGCGCGGTGCCTGGCGGCGGGCGTCGTGAGCCAG gaGACATTGGATTTAACCTGTAGAAAAACCCCTTGCTTCGTGAAATtatcagagatggaaaaaatggCAGACATTCAAGCTGAAATCAATGAG aagaaactgaaaattgaaATTCTGCAGTTGGAGAAGGAGACAGCAGACATTGCTCACCATTTTTACTTAG gcaAAAAATGTGAGATTTTGCAAGATATGAACAGACACTTGGAAGCCGTACTGAAGAACAAGAAATGTCTTAGGAAGAGGCTGATAAAGCCCAAATGTCAAGACAGCCTGCCTATTGAGGCTACTTTCCACAA ATACATAGTAGAGTTGTTGGCTGAGGCTGTGACTTTCATTGAGAAGCTTGAAAGCCATTTGCAGGCTTTAAGAAGCATCCCTCGGATACCGAACATCATGAGGGATATG GACACTGCCTGGACAAAAACAGAGCTGCTCGTGATGGAGTTAGAGGAGCTGACAAAGCAAATACTGAAATGGAGAGAACTGCAAAAAGAAGTATATTCTGCCAGCATCTGCAATACTGCTGAATTGGACTTTGGCTTATCTTGA
- the SNAP23 gene encoding synaptosomal-associated protein 23: MAELSHEEIQLRANQVTDESLESTRRILGLAIESQDVGIKTITMLDEQGEQLNRIEEGMDQINKDMREAEKTLTELNKCCGLCVCPCNRTKNFEASKAYRATWGDGTENSADHVISMQPRSINQQQPQNSGGPSGGYITRITNDAREDEMDENLAQVGNILGNLKNMALDMGNEIDAQNKQIDRINVKADTNRERIEQANIRAKKLIDN; this comes from the exons ATGGCTGAACTATCGCATGAAGAAATTCAGCTGAGGGCCAACCAGGTCACTGATGAG TCTTTGGAAAGCACAAGGAGGATTCTTGGCTTGGCCATTGAG TCCCAGGATGTTGGTATCAAAACTATTACCATGCTGGATGAACAGGGAG AACAACTCAATCGCATAGAAGAAGGTATGGACCAGATAAATAAGGATATGAGAGAAGCTGAGAAGACACTGACAGAGCTCAACAAATGTTGTGGGCTCTGTGTCTGTCCTTGTAACAG GACGAAGAACTTCGAGGCTAGCAAAGCATACAGAGCAACCTGGGGAGATGGAACGGAGAACTCTGCAGATCATGTGATATCCATGCAACCAAGAAGTATAAATCAACAGCAGCCTCAGAACTCTGGAGGACCAAGTGGTGGATATATTACCAG GATAACAAATGATGCCAGAGAAGATGAAATGGATGAAAATCTTGCTCAAGTGGGAAATATTCTTGGGAATTTGAAAAACATGGCTTTGGATATGGGCAATGAGATTGATGCCCAGAATAAACAAATAGACCGGATAAATGTAAAG GCCGATACAAACAGGGAACGTATTGAGCAAGCCAACATCAGAGCCAAGAAACTAATTGACAATTAA